One genomic segment of Alkalimarinus alittae includes these proteins:
- a CDS encoding alpha/beta fold hydrolase, with protein MSVVNTSKELRNKYNEVRALVERSTSNAKQRFFQTDKLLQAEKTPFEIIYQKDIVRLRYYPPLKTSEIIVDGETVSVAKNTHKIPLVMVAPLAVNMYIYDLFPERSLVKYLRAKGFELYLIDWGRPGWDHNHYTISSYFAELMPDVLAKVRGHSGSKKLSLHGWSFGGLFSACYTSLGDPDIVNLALVGAPGDYHANGELGKQYRGISRKLNWLDKKAGWRVHNTPRRWWRSPGWVNSLAFKLTNPIGSLQGYLDLLKNLHDEEYVISHATNGAFLDNMVAYPGAVIQDVIQYLWADNIVARGELPMKDAQGRFANIKSNMLLVVGKQDPIVTKDCSVAMLEHVASTDQQVLEVEGGHMGILSGSKAPKTIWPEVAEWLATRSN; from the coding sequence ATGTCTGTTGTAAATACATCAAAAGAATTGAGAAATAAATATAACGAAGTAAGAGCGCTAGTTGAACGTTCAACCAGTAATGCTAAGCAACGATTTTTCCAGACCGATAAACTACTTCAGGCTGAAAAGACACCGTTTGAAATTATTTACCAAAAAGATATCGTCCGTTTACGATACTACCCACCCTTGAAAACCTCTGAAATTATTGTAGATGGAGAGACGGTGAGCGTAGCGAAAAATACCCACAAGATACCGTTGGTGATGGTCGCGCCGCTTGCTGTAAATATGTACATTTATGATCTTTTCCCTGAGCGTAGCCTTGTTAAATACTTACGCGCCAAAGGGTTTGAGCTTTATTTAATCGACTGGGGAAGACCCGGTTGGGATCACAATCACTACACTATTTCTAGTTACTTTGCAGAGCTAATGCCTGATGTCTTGGCAAAAGTTAGAGGCCATAGTGGCTCTAAAAAACTTTCGTTGCATGGCTGGAGTTTTGGAGGACTGTTTAGTGCGTGCTACACCTCATTGGGCGACCCTGATATTGTTAATTTGGCATTGGTCGGAGCGCCGGGAGATTATCATGCCAATGGCGAGTTAGGTAAACAGTATCGAGGTATCTCTAGAAAACTTAACTGGTTAGATAAAAAAGCGGGCTGGCGTGTTCACAATACACCGCGTAGATGGTGGCGTTCGCCTGGTTGGGTTAACTCGTTAGCATTTAAGCTGACAAACCCGATAGGCAGCCTGCAAGGGTATTTAGATTTATTAAAAAATCTGCATGATGAAGAATATGTGATATCACACGCGACCAATGGCGCTTTTTTAGACAATATGGTGGCGTACCCTGGTGCCGTTATACAGGATGTTATTCAATACCTCTGGGCTGATAACATAGTGGCAAGAGGCGAGCTCCCCATGAAGGATGCGCAAGGACGTTTTGCGAATATAAAATCTAACATGCTTTTGGTGGTAGGCAAGCAAGACCCTATTGTGACTAAAGATTGTAGTGTTGCAATGTTAGAGCATGTTGCGAGCACAGATCAGCAGGTTCTTGAAGTTGAGGGTGGGCATATGGGAATACTGTCTGGCAGTAAAGC
- a CDS encoding cupredoxin domain-containing protein, giving the protein MNLGQSFGTVFAGLLTLSSVPFSHAAGLTAEAVLGDYQSDPLFGEAAAHESVVIEVGTLRFVPKQINVPTDTNIRFVFTNSSFEPHLMVMALDFNEVLADHAFINEFLEHGSQEISVPGGHSHGNSSSDDASPMVKLINEHPAVFLKPGDTKEILVKFSDNQPVQIACALDNHHNQGMSGAISPTRQHSQIP; this is encoded by the coding sequence ATGAACCTAGGTCAATCATTCGGCACCGTATTCGCAGGGTTACTCACATTAAGTTCGGTGCCATTTAGCCATGCGGCAGGCCTAACGGCAGAAGCCGTATTAGGTGATTATCAATCTGACCCGTTATTCGGTGAGGCTGCAGCTCATGAAAGTGTCGTCATAGAAGTCGGCACATTAAGATTTGTCCCAAAACAAATAAACGTACCTACTGACACCAATATTCGATTTGTCTTTACCAATAGCAGTTTCGAGCCTCACCTGATGGTCATGGCATTAGACTTTAACGAAGTATTAGCAGACCACGCATTTATTAATGAGTTTCTAGAACACGGTAGTCAAGAGATCAGCGTACCAGGAGGACACAGCCATGGTAATTCATCATCAGATGACGCGTCTCCGATGGTTAAGCTCATCAACGAGCACCCAGCCGTATTCTTAAAACCTGGCGACACCAAAGAAATTCTAGTAAAGTTTTCTGATAATCAGCCAGTCCAGATAGCCTGCGCCTTAGACAACCACCACAACCAAGGTATGAGCGGGGCTATTTCCCCCACTCGCCAGCACAGTCAAATTCCTTAA
- a CDS encoding efflux RND transporter permease subunit, whose product MTDGKANLIDWAINRRRATLLVLLFLLVSGIFAYQAIPKESEPDIAIPIIYVSMFHDGISPADAERLLVRPMEKELKSIEGVKEMRSSAGENHASVTLEFDAGFDSQSALDDVREQVDRAKVNLPSETEEPEVNEVNVALFPVLSMSLSGPIQERNLLRIARDLKDDIEGLPGVLEVDIGGDREEVLEIIVDPLILETYNINFESVLNIVNRNNQLVAAGAIDSGHGRQLMKVSGVIEDLEDILSLPIKVVSGTVVSFRDVASVRRTFKDPEGFARVNGEPAISLEVKKRVGSNIIEVIKQVKQIVAEKREYWPSSLKHTYIIDKSGQIVDMLKDLQNNVSSAIVMVMIVIVGALGLRSSLLVGVAIPASFLSGILIIYAMGFTLNIVVLFSLILVVGMLVDGAIVVTELASRNQEEGLPAGKAFSQASKRMAWPIIASTATTLAVFLPLISWPGTVGEFMKFLPITVIICLLASLVVALVFLPVLGSWLGGSRQSNKEGETSTQTLLMSGYVKLLGALLRHPGKTLLLAMMIIAVTYATYSQIGKGVEFFPSVEPETAQVLVQARGDLSVYEKDELLKQVEQRFYGMPELKSLYARSFNRSQSNVSEDVIGSIQFQFIDWKDRRVASEILAEMKEKTSDLAGIQLEFRKEENGPSGGKPIQLQVSAMIPEHVQEAVTVIRDKMTALGGFKDVEDNRPLQGIEWRLQVDRGASAQYGADIVLIGSAIQLITNGYRVSDYRPDDSDEEIDINIRFPKSERTLDKFDNFSIQTEKGMIPLSNFVTLTPAQKTGTIKRVDAKRVITIQADVEEGQLVSERLQSLQAQFEKGGLKPDVKINVKGEDEDQRETAQFLSNAFLMALFMMLLILVTQFNSFYQSFLVLSAIVFSTAGVLIGLMVTAQPFGVVMVGLGIIALAGIVVNNNIVLIDTYNAYIKEGLTPYKAALITGELRLRPVLLTAGTTILGLIPMVLSMNIDFINRDVSFGAPSTQWWTQLSSAIAGGLAFATLLTLFLTPCLLVMGANVSAYFRLKVSNRSTVKSATDAFSSN is encoded by the coding sequence ATGACTGACGGTAAAGCCAACCTGATTGATTGGGCTATTAATAGGCGTAGAGCGACACTTCTCGTCTTATTGTTTTTACTGGTCAGTGGTATTTTTGCATACCAGGCTATACCTAAAGAATCAGAGCCTGATATCGCTATTCCTATTATTTATGTATCTATGTTTCATGACGGTATTTCACCGGCTGATGCTGAACGTCTTTTGGTTCGCCCGATGGAGAAGGAGCTTAAATCTATTGAAGGCGTCAAAGAGATGCGATCTTCTGCGGGGGAAAACCATGCATCCGTGACGCTTGAGTTTGATGCAGGGTTTGATAGTCAGTCCGCTTTAGATGATGTGAGAGAGCAGGTTGATAGAGCCAAGGTTAATCTACCTTCTGAAACAGAGGAACCGGAAGTTAATGAAGTTAACGTAGCGCTTTTTCCGGTGCTAAGTATGAGTTTATCTGGACCTATTCAAGAGCGAAATCTATTGCGAATAGCGAGAGATCTAAAAGATGATATTGAAGGGCTTCCTGGCGTTCTCGAAGTTGATATTGGGGGAGATCGTGAAGAAGTCCTTGAGATTATTGTTGATCCCTTAATATTAGAGACTTACAACATCAATTTTGAAAGTGTTCTCAATATTGTTAACCGTAATAATCAGTTAGTTGCCGCAGGTGCAATAGATAGCGGTCATGGCCGGCAGTTGATGAAGGTCTCTGGGGTTATTGAAGATTTAGAAGATATTTTGTCTTTACCTATTAAAGTGGTCAGCGGCACGGTTGTTAGTTTTCGAGATGTTGCGTCTGTGCGCCGGACTTTTAAAGATCCAGAAGGGTTTGCCCGAGTGAATGGTGAGCCTGCGATCTCACTTGAAGTAAAAAAACGGGTAGGCTCGAACATCATTGAGGTGATTAAACAGGTAAAACAGATTGTTGCTGAAAAAAGAGAGTACTGGCCTAGCTCATTGAAGCATACGTATATCATCGATAAGTCAGGCCAGATTGTTGATATGCTAAAAGACCTCCAAAACAACGTATCCAGTGCGATAGTCATGGTGATGATTGTTATTGTGGGAGCACTAGGCTTACGTTCATCGTTATTAGTGGGAGTTGCTATACCTGCATCGTTTTTATCCGGTATCTTGATTATTTATGCGATGGGTTTCACCTTGAATATCGTGGTGCTATTTAGCCTTATTCTGGTTGTTGGCATGTTGGTTGATGGTGCTATTGTAGTGACTGAGTTGGCGTCAAGAAACCAGGAAGAAGGCTTGCCAGCAGGAAAGGCATTTTCACAAGCTTCAAAGAGAATGGCATGGCCCATTATTGCCTCGACTGCCACAACGCTTGCTGTGTTTTTGCCGCTTATTTCATGGCCGGGCACCGTCGGCGAGTTTATGAAGTTTTTACCTATTACCGTGATTATCTGTTTGCTCGCTTCATTGGTCGTTGCCTTGGTGTTTTTGCCAGTATTAGGAAGTTGGCTAGGCGGAAGCCGACAATCTAACAAGGAGGGAGAAACCTCCACTCAAACACTCTTAATGTCAGGCTATGTTAAGTTATTGGGGGCATTATTACGCCACCCAGGAAAGACGCTATTACTTGCGATGATGATTATAGCGGTTACTTATGCAACTTACTCACAGATCGGTAAAGGCGTAGAGTTTTTCCCGTCAGTTGAACCCGAGACTGCTCAGGTGTTAGTTCAAGCAAGGGGAGACCTGTCGGTATATGAGAAAGATGAACTACTTAAACAGGTTGAGCAACGATTTTATGGCATGCCTGAGCTGAAGTCGTTGTATGCAAGGTCATTTAATCGCTCTCAGAGCAATGTTTCTGAAGATGTGATTGGTTCAATACAGTTTCAGTTCATTGATTGGAAGGACCGACGAGTCGCCTCTGAAATTTTGGCCGAAATGAAAGAGAAAACTTCTGACTTGGCCGGCATTCAATTAGAGTTCCGAAAAGAAGAAAATGGCCCATCAGGTGGGAAACCCATCCAGCTGCAAGTGAGCGCGATGATACCCGAGCACGTTCAAGAAGCGGTAACCGTTATTCGAGATAAAATGACTGCGTTAGGTGGGTTTAAAGACGTTGAAGATAACCGACCCTTACAGGGGATAGAGTGGCGTTTACAGGTTGATAGAGGCGCCTCCGCACAGTATGGCGCTGACATCGTATTGATTGGCAGTGCAATTCAATTAATAACCAATGGTTATCGTGTGTCAGACTACCGACCTGATGACTCAGATGAAGAAATTGATATTAATATTCGCTTTCCGAAGAGCGAACGCACGCTTGATAAGTTTGATAATTTTAGTATCCAGACAGAAAAAGGGATGATCCCTCTCAGTAATTTTGTAACCCTAACGCCAGCCCAAAAAACGGGCACCATAAAACGAGTGGATGCCAAAAGGGTTATTACTATACAGGCGGATGTTGAAGAAGGGCAGTTGGTTAGTGAACGGCTACAGTCGTTACAGGCGCAGTTTGAAAAAGGCGGATTGAAGCCTGATGTGAAAATAAACGTCAAAGGCGAAGATGAAGACCAACGAGAAACGGCACAGTTTTTATCCAATGCGTTTTTGATGGCGCTATTTATGATGCTGCTGATATTGGTGACTCAGTTTAATAGCTTTTATCAGAGTTTTCTGGTGCTCAGTGCTATCGTGTTTTCGACTGCAGGAGTGCTAATTGGCTTAATGGTAACCGCTCAGCCGTTTGGCGTGGTGATGGTGGGTCTTGGCATTATTGCCTTAGCGGGTATTGTGGTAAATAACAATATCGTACTGATTGATACTTATAATGCTTATATCAAAGAGGGACTGACACCCTATAAAGCGGCACTTATCACGGGTGAATTAAGGCTAAGGCCGGTTCTTCTGACGGCTGGTACGACTATTTTAGGACTAATTCCGATGGTTCTCTCGATGAATATCGATTTTATTAATCGGGACGTTTCGTTTGGCGCTCCATCTACTCAATGGTGGACACAGCTTTCAAGCGCGATTGCAGGAGGGTTGGCATTTGCGACGTTGCTGACTCTGTTTCTAACGCCGTGCCTGCTAGTGATGGGCGCTAATGTTAGCGCTTACTTTAGGTTGAAAGTGTCAAATCGTTCAACGGTTAAGTCGGCTACTGATGCTTTTTCTTCAAATTAA
- a CDS encoding efflux RND transporter periplasmic adaptor subunit, with protein MNRSIIIAIVLTVVSVGWVLSGSSATTEPDLAATTGQASPEKFKVKVKTIVAETVTNSLYLQGQIEAAREIEIRAEVQGVVTQLGRDKGSRLKKGERIVELDVSDRLAQLKKAKAELEVKKSERNAGAQLQKKNMLSINQQQKNVANVLAAEAAVKEIEVEIDKTSVKAPFDTVLNDRYVEVGDYVSPGDSLAYLVDDSTILITADVPQQYIADIIIGQTVNATLLDGRMLEGTVSFISSSADANTRTFRVEAKAENVTNILRFGQSARVTVETGEQKAHKLTGSLLDLNSDGLLQVKGVDTQHRVITQTVDIIRSERDGIWLQGLPETFKIITAGQGFVTEGDEVEPIEDTPDSVTL; from the coding sequence ATGAACCGTTCAATCATTATAGCGATAGTGCTTACAGTGGTCTCAGTAGGGTGGGTACTTTCCGGCTCTAGCGCCACAACCGAGCCTGATTTAGCTGCAACAACCGGCCAGGCGTCGCCTGAAAAATTCAAAGTTAAAGTCAAAACAATTGTGGCTGAGACGGTGACTAATAGCTTATATCTACAAGGCCAAATAGAGGCTGCTAGAGAGATTGAAATAAGGGCTGAAGTGCAAGGTGTTGTGACTCAGTTAGGCCGCGACAAAGGGAGTCGGTTAAAGAAAGGGGAGCGCATAGTCGAATTAGATGTAAGTGACCGGTTGGCGCAGTTAAAAAAAGCTAAGGCTGAACTAGAGGTTAAAAAGTCTGAACGGAATGCCGGGGCTCAGTTGCAAAAGAAAAATATGTTATCTATCAATCAGCAGCAGAAAAATGTTGCAAATGTGCTGGCTGCAGAGGCGGCGGTTAAAGAGATTGAAGTCGAAATTGATAAAACCTCAGTAAAAGCCCCCTTTGATACGGTATTGAATGATCGCTATGTGGAAGTTGGCGACTATGTTTCGCCGGGGGATTCGTTGGCCTATTTAGTGGATGATAGCACTATATTAATTACCGCAGATGTACCTCAACAATATATTGCCGATATTATAATCGGACAAACCGTAAATGCTACTCTGCTTGATGGTCGAATGCTTGAAGGAACAGTCAGTTTTATTTCAAGCTCTGCTGACGCGAATACTCGAACATTTAGAGTTGAAGCAAAAGCTGAAAACGTGACTAACATTTTACGGTTCGGCCAGAGCGCGCGGGTGACTGTCGAAACGGGGGAGCAAAAAGCCCATAAGTTGACTGGCTCTTTGCTTGACTTGAATAGTGACGGTCTATTACAGGTTAAAGGGGTGGATACTCAGCATCGTGTCATTACTCAAACTGTCGATATTATCCGCAGCGAGCGAGATGGGATTTGGCTGCAAGGGTTACCAGAAACGTTCAAAATTATTACTGCAGGGCAGGGCTTTGTAACTGAAGGGGATGAGGTTGAGCCCATAGAAGACACCCCTGATTCGGTGACATTATGA
- a CDS encoding TetR/AcrR family transcriptional regulator, translating to MESQTRKEREFARREQEILLAALSLFDNPSWEQVTVDQIAKKADIGKGTVYKHFSTKDEIYARIALDFHDRLLAEFRAINHEQPVEQLMRAVIRQSFTLYLACQAHARVSFYCKRSDYIERLSRSYQERFECMEKQFEAFIGRILDIGIEQGVIPRRPYEQLIMGLEATFDGAMSMIWNTDISSQSKIDQDEFVTFISEYMIAGLTGLSAGAR from the coding sequence ATGGAATCCCAAACACGAAAAGAACGAGAGTTTGCTCGGCGAGAACAAGAAATACTCCTTGCCGCTTTATCACTCTTCGACAACCCTAGTTGGGAGCAAGTGACCGTCGACCAAATTGCCAAAAAGGCAGACATTGGTAAAGGCACGGTTTACAAACACTTTTCTACGAAAGATGAAATTTACGCCCGCATTGCGCTGGATTTTCATGACCGCTTACTGGCTGAGTTTAGGGCGATTAATCATGAACAACCTGTCGAGCAATTGATGAGGGCCGTCATACGCCAATCCTTTACGTTATACCTCGCCTGCCAGGCTCACGCTCGTGTTAGTTTTTATTGTAAGCGATCTGATTATATTGAACGGCTTAGTCGGTCGTATCAAGAGCGTTTTGAATGTATGGAAAAACAGTTTGAAGCGTTTATAGGACGCATTTTAGATATTGGCATTGAACAAGGTGTTATTCCTAGACGACCCTATGAACAGCTTATTATGGGTCTTGAGGCTACCTTTGATGGCGCTATGTCGATGATTTGGAATACAGATATTAGTAGTCAGTCGAAGATTGATCAAGATGAGTTTGTGACATTTATTAGTGAATATATGATCGCCGGGCTAACAGGATTAAGCGCTGGAGCGCGTTAA
- the ltaE gene encoding low-specificity L-threonine aldolase — protein sequence MIDFRSDTVTRPSSGMRACMDKAEVGDDVYGDDPTVNALEARVASMLGMESAVLVPSGTQSNLIALLTHCGRGDEYIVGQDYHTYKYEVGGAASLGSIQPQPLTVADDGTLDLDKVANAIKPDDLHFARTRLLALENTHSGKVISNAYLDRAATLARDRGLAFHLDGARVFNAAVAQGIDVKEITSRFDSVSICCSKGLGAPIGSLLGGSAAFINQARRWRKMVGGGMRQAGILAAGIDYALTHNIERLKEDHDNSAYLATLLRDIPGVIVEQPNTNMLYIELDSAVLGARLQNHLASRDILISGGKRIRLVTHLDINVADIEKFVAEVKAVI from the coding sequence ATGATTGATTTTCGTAGCGATACCGTGACGCGCCCAAGCTCAGGAATGAGAGCATGTATGGATAAGGCCGAAGTGGGAGATGACGTTTATGGTGATGACCCAACGGTTAATGCGCTTGAAGCGCGAGTGGCCAGCATGCTGGGCATGGAGTCTGCAGTATTAGTCCCGAGCGGTACCCAGAGTAACCTTATTGCGCTGCTAACACACTGTGGAAGAGGGGATGAATATATTGTTGGGCAAGACTACCACACCTATAAATATGAAGTCGGTGGTGCTGCTAGCCTAGGGAGCATTCAGCCCCAGCCATTAACGGTGGCTGATGATGGCACGTTGGATTTGGATAAGGTGGCTAACGCGATAAAGCCGGATGATTTACATTTCGCGAGAACACGGCTATTAGCCTTGGAGAATACTCATTCAGGAAAGGTTATTTCGAATGCGTATTTAGACCGAGCCGCTACCTTAGCGCGAGATCGGGGGTTAGCGTTTCATTTAGATGGTGCAAGAGTGTTTAATGCGGCAGTTGCTCAAGGCATTGATGTGAAAGAGATTACATCACGCTTTGATAGCGTTTCTATTTGTTGTTCAAAGGGGTTGGGGGCGCCTATTGGGTCTTTGTTGGGTGGTAGTGCGGCGTTTATTAACCAAGCCCGGCGGTGGCGAAAAATGGTCGGTGGTGGCATGCGACAAGCGGGTATTCTGGCTGCGGGTATTGATTATGCATTAACGCATAATATTGAGCGTTTAAAAGAAGATCACGACAATTCGGCGTATTTAGCAACATTATTGCGTGATATACCGGGGGTTATCGTAGAGCAACCCAATACAAATATGCTTTATATCGAACTAGATAGTGCAGTGTTGGGCGCTCGCCTTCAAAATCATCTCGCCAGTCGAGATATTCTAATCTCCGGGGGTAAGCGGATACGCTTAGTAACACACCTTGATATTAATGTGGCTGATATTGAGAAGTTTGTAGCAGAAGTGAAAGCGGTAATCTAG
- a CDS encoding ion transporter, which translates to MPSARSHKETLFEIIFESDTHSGKWFDIALIICIVISVAAVMLDSIPSIREEYRTVFQWLEWTFTILFTIEYAVRIYCVPNRMRYIFSFYGLVDLVAIIPTYLGLFITDVQYLLVIRILRILRIFRILKLTRYISQAKLLTDALYRSQEKVTVFFFSIFSLAVIFGAAMYIVEGAENGFTSIPKSVYWAIVTITTVGYGDISPQTGLGQVIASVIMVTGYSIIAIPTGIFAAELSQVIRKEKLSRVCPGCKKAGHEAKANYCDDCGAKL; encoded by the coding sequence ATGCCGAGTGCTCGAAGCCATAAAGAAACACTGTTTGAAATCATATTTGAGTCGGATACTCATAGTGGTAAGTGGTTCGATATCGCTTTAATTATTTGTATTGTGATCAGCGTAGCGGCAGTCATGCTAGACAGCATACCTTCGATCCGCGAAGAGTATCGTACTGTATTTCAGTGGTTAGAATGGACCTTTACGATTCTGTTTACGATTGAGTATGCGGTGAGAATTTACTGTGTACCCAATCGTATGCGTTATATTTTTAGCTTTTATGGTTTAGTCGATTTAGTCGCTATTATCCCGACGTATTTAGGGTTGTTCATCACCGATGTGCAATATCTATTGGTTATTAGAATATTACGGATACTGCGGATCTTCCGAATATTAAAGCTAACGCGATATATTAGTCAGGCAAAACTGTTAACTGATGCGTTATATAGAAGTCAGGAAAAAGTCACCGTATTCTTCTTTTCGATATTTTCATTAGCCGTAATATTCGGGGCTGCGATGTATATTGTCGAGGGGGCTGAGAATGGGTTTACGAGCATCCCCAAGAGCGTTTACTGGGCTATTGTGACCATTACGACGGTAGGCTACGGTGATATTTCACCGCAAACAGGTTTAGGGCAAGTAATTGCTTCAGTCATTATGGTCACCGGTTATTCGATTATTGCAATTCCAACAGGCATTTTTGCCGCTGAACTTTCTCAAGTGATCAGAAAAGAAAAGTTGAGCAGAGTGTGCCCTGGCTGTAAAAAAGCAGGGCATGAGGCTAAAGCAAATTACTGTGATGATTGTGGTGCTAAGCTTTGA
- a CDS encoding ETEC_3214 domain-containing protein, whose amino-acid sequence MSESPTKPAKYDKTKTILLGFLALVIALGEYTEAVSLINEARENILILFTNDLEYETLGKIHVGNTVAYVEGLVGSPQVSRAIDEDTVANYFYHEKYFLTLFYREDRIAAYVVVPLIEGFQLPVLETDSETFELSEFTYSDYPANPTHYVIDHSKTSSYYMEILDSGRSGLFVNTYIGTTTYGTGDHPKAIADLYEKEVHGSDEEITTLQASLRSNTRPNLFGQGSISLELIEKSLLTAAEFKSYFGTL is encoded by the coding sequence ATGTCTGAATCCCCTACTAAACCCGCAAAATACGATAAAACTAAAACTATTTTACTGGGGTTTCTAGCGCTTGTAATAGCGTTGGGCGAATATACTGAAGCGGTTTCACTGATTAACGAAGCTCGTGAAAACATTCTGATTCTATTTACCAACGATTTAGAATACGAAACCTTGGGTAAGATTCATGTGGGTAATACGGTAGCTTACGTTGAAGGGCTTGTCGGCAGTCCGCAAGTTTCCCGAGCCATTGATGAAGACACCGTGGCGAACTATTTTTATCATGAAAAATATTTTCTCACGCTGTTTTATCGTGAAGATCGCATTGCGGCTTATGTCGTGGTGCCGTTAATAGAAGGGTTTCAGCTGCCGGTGTTAGAAACCGATAGCGAAACCTTTGAGCTGTCTGAGTTTACCTATTCAGACTACCCCGCAAACCCCACTCACTATGTCATCGACCACTCCAAGACCTCGAGCTATTACATGGAGATCTTAGACTCCGGTCGCTCCGGCCTTTTCGTCAATACCTATATAGGAACCACTACCTACGGCACAGGCGATCACCCTAAAGCAATCGCAGACCTGTACGAAAAAGAAGTCCATGGTTCTGATGAAGAAATTACAACACTGCAAGCCTCCCTCAGATCAAACACCCGCCCCAACCTTTTTGGACAAGGCAGTATATCGCTAGAACTGATAGAAAAAAGCCTACTCACGGCAGCGGAGTTTAAAAGTTATTTTGGGACGTTGTAA
- a CDS encoding transglycosylase SLT domain-containing protein: MKGVSSRIFALSALMVVLSPVALASDPFDELDNAVDRFEQSPEQEQKEFQQFQASQDAEYKAFEKQLLEEFEAFKLINQEETAKYQAKVGKVWDKPEISSQKVWVEYANNDTQKKRVDFEKKTISISTAVEKNGDEKAPAADVSLKKTLKKLIKENKAQAFKKDEIAQAVEKRSKEKITNLKTAKVKAAPILLPYLTGNDQVSDKEIDKIVDHMVANKKQTVTVNSKGKKVVTLEVPLSIPEAPKEESKKEAPKPGKNEKAEPKKPKVMADLKQNKLPKSARALEPHVAQYAKKAKVGNALVFAIIETESAFNPMAKSGVPAYGLMQIVPGSAGQDATQQLFGKPKILSPSYLYNSEQNIEIGTTYLNILYYRYLKGVKDPVSRLYCSIAAYNTGAGNVAKAFTGKRRLKPALEHINAMTPQQVYDHLIKNLPYEETQKYLAKVHKRITKYSL, translated from the coding sequence ATGAAAGGTGTTTCGTCTCGCATTTTTGCCCTATCCGCACTAATGGTGGTTTTATCCCCTGTGGCTCTGGCCAGCGATCCATTTGATGAGCTAGATAATGCCGTCGACCGTTTTGAACAATCCCCTGAACAAGAACAAAAAGAGTTTCAACAGTTTCAGGCGTCTCAAGACGCAGAATACAAAGCCTTTGAAAAGCAATTATTGGAGGAGTTTGAAGCATTCAAGCTTATCAATCAGGAAGAAACCGCTAAGTATCAAGCTAAAGTGGGCAAAGTCTGGGATAAGCCCGAAATTTCATCCCAGAAAGTATGGGTTGAATATGCCAATAACGACACCCAAAAGAAGCGTGTCGATTTTGAAAAGAAAACTATTTCTATTTCAACCGCAGTAGAAAAAAATGGTGATGAGAAAGCACCAGCGGCAGACGTATCTCTAAAAAAGACACTCAAAAAACTCATAAAAGAAAACAAAGCCCAAGCATTTAAAAAAGATGAGATAGCACAAGCCGTCGAGAAGCGTAGCAAAGAGAAAATCACCAACCTTAAAACGGCCAAAGTTAAAGCAGCCCCTATATTGCTGCCCTATTTAACGGGCAATGACCAAGTTAGCGACAAAGAGATCGATAAGATCGTTGACCATATGGTCGCCAATAAAAAGCAGACAGTTACAGTCAATTCAAAGGGTAAAAAAGTCGTTACTCTGGAAGTGCCGTTATCGATACCCGAAGCGCCTAAAGAAGAGTCTAAAAAAGAAGCACCTAAGCCAGGCAAAAACGAAAAGGCTGAACCTAAAAAGCCTAAAGTCATGGCTGATTTAAAACAGAATAAACTCCCTAAATCTGCCCGAGCACTAGAGCCACACGTTGCGCAATATGCCAAGAAAGCAAAGGTAGGCAATGCGTTAGTGTTTGCGATTATCGAAACCGAATCGGCATTTAACCCTATGGCAAAGTCAGGTGTGCCTGCCTATGGTTTAATGCAAATCGTGCCGGGCTCTGCCGGGCAAGACGCCACGCAACAACTCTTTGGCAAGCCTAAGATTTTATCACCATCATATCTCTACAATAGCGAACAGAATATCGAGATCGGCACGACATATCTCAATATTCTGTATTACCGCTATCTTAAAGGGGTTAAAGACCCTGTAAGTCGATTATATTGTTCTATTGCCGCCTACAACACTGGAGCGGGCAACGTTGCCAAAGCCTTTACTGGCAAGCGGAGACTAAAACCTGCATTAGAGCACATTAATGCAATGACACCTCAGCAAGTTTATGATCACCTGATTAAAAATTTGCCTTACGAAGAAACCCAGAAGTATCTGGCTAAGGTACATAAACGAATTACTAAATACTCCCTTTAG